The following are encoded in a window of Methanobacterium sp. genomic DNA:
- a CDS encoding Asp-tRNA(Asn)/Glu-tRNA(Gln) amidotransferase GatCAB subunit B, which yields KQETRAFLESQMITVPMRLKEEADDYRYIPDPDLPPMIAEEELIEGIRENMPEPPHIRAERFVKDYNIEDEYAKVITSELALADAFEEVSEQIEPSFAAVWMRDDLKRVLNYNKMSFDESGITAASIVELLNLIKSKKVTPKAAKKIIEKMPKNPDSPAKIAEEMGLIGVSDLESVIKAIKQAIDENPQAVSDYHEGKKEAMNFLIGQVMRLTRGKADPEETSKLLREALVG from the coding sequence TAAGCAGGAAACTCGTGCTTTCCTTGAATCACAGATGATAACTGTTCCAATGCGTCTTAAAGAGGAAGCTGATGATTATAGATACATACCTGATCCTGATCTCCCTCCAATGATTGCAGAAGAGGAGTTAATTGAGGGAATTAGAGAAAATATGCCTGAACCCCCACATATAAGGGCAGAAAGATTCGTTAAAGACTACAATATTGAAGATGAATATGCGAAAGTCATAACATCAGAACTTGCGCTTGCAGATGCTTTTGAAGAAGTTTCAGAGCAAATAGAACCATCGTTTGCAGCAGTATGGATGAGGGATGATCTTAAAAGAGTTCTTAATTACAATAAAATGAGTTTTGATGAAAGTGGAATAACAGCAGCCAGTATAGTAGAGCTTTTAAATTTAATTAAAAGTAAAAAAGTAACTCCCAAAGCTGCAAAGAAAATAATTGAAAAAATGCCTAAAAATCCAGATTCTCCCGCTAAAATTGCAGAAGAAATGGGTTTAATTGGTGTAAGTGACCTGGAAAGCGTCATAAAAGCTATAAAACAGGCCATTGATGAAAATCCTCAGGCTGTTTCTGATTACCATGAAGGCAAAAAGGAGGCAATGAATTTTCTTATAGGGCAGGTGATGAGACTTACACGGGGTAAAGCTGATCCTGAAGAAACATCTAAACTTTTAAGAGAAGCTTTAGTTGGATAA
- a CDS encoding DUF504 domain-containing protein: MAKNILDMILWHPEMDIRKCNITYIHRGAPGNLKKIVCSRISSLERGFLILDDETQIPCHRIVKIEYDDQILWNK; the protein is encoded by the coding sequence ATGGCAAAAAATATTTTAGACATGATTTTATGGCACCCTGAAATGGACATCAGAAAATGTAACATCACTTATATACATAGAGGTGCTCCAGGAAACCTTAAAAAAATTGTATGCAGCCGAATATCAAGTTTAGAACGTGGATTTTTAATATTAGATGATGAAACGCAAATTCCATGCCATAGAATTGTTAAAATAGAATATGATGACCAGATATTATGGAATAAATAG